The following coding sequences lie in one Populus trichocarpa isolate Nisqually-1 chromosome 14, P.trichocarpa_v4.1, whole genome shotgun sequence genomic window:
- the LOC112323984 gene encoding uncharacterized protein LOC112323984 produces MAESHSLNLGFQVDSIVAQHAIFALFVDTLSNQIQVKYQSMRVSPFDTHQRVMSTFLAALFIYATTSVAEVILRTQKSVHQRLVGNIRLFASALATILLLVTLSLIVSCIISVLWTCLFVKLAYESCQDLCQLLSQTIDEVLRPLKKLIATVRSPK; encoded by the exons ATGGCAGAAAGTCACTCGCTTAATCTTGGTTTCCAAGTAGACAG CATCGTAGCGCAGCATGCCATTTTTGCCCTGTTCGTGGACACGTTAAGCAACCAAATCCAAGTGAAATACCAGTCAATGCGAGTTTCTCCATTTGACACCCACCAGAGGGTCATGTCAACATTTTTAGCTGCTCTGTTTATATACGCCACAACATCAGTTGCAGAGGTTATACTCCGGACGCAGAAATCAGTCCATCAAAGACTTGTCGGCAATATTCGCCTCTTTGCTAGCGCCCTTGCTACAATTCTGCTCCTGGTGACTCTTTCCCTTATTGTGTCCTGCATCATTTCTGTCCTGTGGACCTGTTTATTTGTAAAGTTAGCGTATGAATCATGTCAGGATCTCTGCCAGTTGCTAAGCCAAACAATTGATGAGGTACTGCGCCCGTTGAAAAAGCTAATTGCAACTGTGAGGAGCCCCAAATAG